In the Verrucomicrobiota bacterium genome, one interval contains:
- a CDS encoding Gfo/Idh/MocA family oxidoreductase: MDRSGTPVRKWLHRSAELRRRENRSLPQFAHQGTPVKRVRVGVIGCGNVLSAYRVPLQSLSAAGRVEIVAACGRESQREETLHAIGPCRFSLREEDLLDANDIHAVVILTSMPSHGRLARAALESGKHVLVEKPMATGLDEATSLVALAESKRLQFACAPFTVLSPTFRSLSSRIARGDIGTPTLARSRYGWSGPWWNPWFYVEGGGCLFDLGVYGLTTLTGLLGPVRSVTAMTGIAIPQRLVEGKPVAVTVEDHAQVIVEFERGGLGNIMTGFTMQQYRSPAIEIYGTEGTLQMLGDDWDPDGYELWANRAGCWQVFKETEPDWPWTAGLAHWIDTIQNGGELVYSSRHALHVLELMIRARESAREGRRTEITSRFIPPRAEDEVPPPEAHRVHDRTRGKH, encoded by the coding sequence TTGGACCGATCCGGAACGCCGGTGCGCAAGTGGCTACATCGGTCTGCAGAATTACGACGACGGGAAAACCGTTCGCTTCCGCAATTTGCGCATCAAGGAACTCCCGTGAAACGCGTCCGCGTCGGCGTCATCGGTTGCGGCAACGTCCTCTCCGCTTACCGCGTTCCTCTGCAGTCGCTGTCTGCCGCCGGCCGCGTGGAAATCGTGGCCGCCTGCGGGCGAGAATCTCAGCGCGAGGAAACCCTGCACGCCATCGGACCCTGCCGCTTCTCTCTGCGCGAGGAGGATTTACTGGATGCCAACGACATCCACGCGGTGGTCATCTTGACCTCCATGCCCAGTCACGGACGACTCGCGCGCGCCGCCCTGGAATCAGGCAAGCATGTCCTGGTCGAAAAACCCATGGCCACAGGCCTCGACGAGGCCACTTCACTTGTGGCGCTGGCCGAGTCCAAACGGCTCCAGTTCGCGTGCGCCCCTTTCACTGTCCTCAGTCCGACCTTCCGATCACTCTCCTCCCGCATTGCCCGGGGAGACATTGGAACGCCAACCTTGGCCCGCTCGCGTTACGGATGGTCGGGACCTTGGTGGAATCCGTGGTTCTACGTGGAGGGCGGCGGATGCCTGTTTGACCTCGGAGTCTACGGACTCACCACGTTGACGGGCCTGCTCGGACCTGTGCGGTCCGTGACGGCGATGACCGGCATCGCGATTCCGCAACGACTGGTGGAAGGCAAGCCTGTGGCCGTCACGGTTGAGGACCACGCCCAGGTCATCGTGGAATTTGAGCGCGGCGGCCTGGGCAACATCATGACCGGGTTCACCATGCAACAATACCGTTCACCCGCGATCGAGATCTACGGAACCGAGGGAACCCTCCAAATGCTGGGAGACGATTGGGATCCGGACGGATACGAACTGTGGGCCAATCGGGCCGGCTGTTGGCAGGTGTTCAAGGAGACCGAACCGGACTGGCCTTGGACGGCAGGCTTGGCACATTGGATTGACACCATTCAGAACGGCGGAGAGCTCGTCTATTCTTCCCGGCATGCGCTCCATGTGCTCGAGCTGATGATCCGGGCGCGCGAATCGGCGAGAGAAGGACGCCGCACTGAGATCACCAGCCGATTCATTCCACCTCGAGCCGAGGACGAGGT